The Halopiger aswanensis nucleotide sequence GCTTCGACGAGGAGGGCGTCGCGATCGAGAACACCCCCGACCCGATCGACGACGAGCAGTTCCCGAACCGCTACCGCTACGGGAAGATCGTCGAGATCACGGAGCCGACCGCCGACGTGCCGACGCCGGTCAAACACCACGTCTTCGGGCGGGCCGCCTGGGAGTGTCCCGAAGTCATGCCCGACGAGCGGACCGTCTATCTGGCCTCCGACGGCGGCGCCAAGGGCGTCTACAAGTTCGTCGCCGAGAAGCCGATTCCGGAGTACGACGACCGGATGGACGTCCGCGGCACGCTGTACGCGATCAAGGCGACCGAAGTCGAGGAGGGGCCGGTCGCGAAGACCGATCTCGAGGTCGAATGGCTCGAGCTCGGCACCGCCAGCAACGCCGAGGTCGAGTCCTGGATCGCCGAGTACGACGACGTCACGCAGGTCGACTACCTCGAGACCCACGCCGAGACCGACTGGGAGGAAGACCTCGAGACGGCGCTGCGCGAGGCCGACGAGGCGGTCGCGATCGACGGCAACCAGGACTACATCACCGACGAGGAGATCGTCGAGTGGGCCACCCAGTACGAAGAGAACGGCCCCGACGGCGTCGACGAAGAACTGCGCCGCGTCCCCTTCCTCGAGACCCGCGCGGCCGCCAAGGAGATCGGCGCCACCATCGAGTTCAACAAGGCCGAAGGGATCGACGCCCACGACGAGGCCGAGCCCGGCGACTACGTCTACTTCGGCATCTCCTCGCTGGGCGGCAACATGACCGACCGAGAGGGCGACCTCCAGTACGACACGGTCGCCACCGGCGTCGTCTACCGCGCCGAACTCGAGCGCGACTACAACGTGTCGACCCTCGAGCCGGTCGTCGTCGGCCCGAACGAGGGCGATTCGCAGGAGCTGCTGAACGCCTCGCTCATCAACGTCGACAACCTGATGGTGCTCGATGACCGCCGCGTGATCCTCTGTGAAGACAAGGGCAACTTCGGCCGGTCGTACAACAACGACACGCTGTGGGTGTACGAGCCCCCGGCGCGGGTCCAAGTCGACTCGCTCGCGGTGAGCCACGACGCGACCGGCGAGGTCGAACTGACCCTCGAGTCGATTCCGGACGGGATCGCCGGCGGCCGGGTCACCGTCACCGTCGAACACAGCGACGTGGCCCGGATCACGGAGGCCAGCTACCACGACGCGCTCGAGCTGACCGCCGAGCCGACCGTCGAGAACGGCGGCTCGACCGTCGAGTTCCGCTTCGCCGACCTCGAGAACGAGATCGAGAGCGACGCCGTCGACGTCACGCTGGCGACCCTCGAACTCGAGGCCGCCGGGACGGGGACGACCGACATCACGGTCGACGTCCACGCGCTGGACGACGACGAGGGGATGCCCGTCGAACCGCAGTCCCGCCCCGGCGTCGTCGTCACCGGCCCGCCGTCGATCGGCGGCGGCGATTCGGATCTCGGCACGCCGACCGACCCCGACGGCGACGGCAAGTTCGAGGACCTCAACGGCAACGGTCGCTTCGACTACGACGACATCGTCGTCCTGTTCGAGCACCTCGAGGACGACGCCGTCCAGCTGAACGACGCGGCCTACGACTTCAACGAGAACGGTCGCATCGACTACGACGACGTCGTCGAACTGTACGAGGAACTGTGAGCGCCCGTCCACCGCACACCGGCTACACATGAGTACACGCTCTCAGCGGTCCGTGACACTCGCTACGCTCGCGATCGTCGCCGCACTCACTGCTGCGGCCGCAGTCCCGTTCACCGCGGGCGCCGTGACCGGTGCCGAATCAGGTGCCGACGCCGCACCCACGCCGACCGTCACCGCGAGCGCGGCGAGCGAGCCGACGCTCGTCGTCGACGATGCGACGGTCGATCCCGACGGAACCGCGGCCCAACGAATCGCGCTGACCGACGCCCCTGACGGGCTCGCCGGGTTCGAGATCACGCTCGAACTCGAGTCCGACGTCGCAACCGTCGCGGGCGCCTCGTACCCCAGCCACTACGGGATGACGACCGATCCGATCGTGAGCGCGGACGGCCGGACGGTCACCGTCGAGGCGGTCGATCTCAACGACGAGATCGCGGCCGGCGCGTCCGACGTGACGCTGGCGACGCTCGAACTCGAGGGCGTCGCCGACGGCGCGACGGAGCTGCGCGTTACGGATATGCAGGTCGACGCCGACGGCGGCGATCCCGTCGATCCGTCGCTCGAGGCGGGGACGGTGACCGTCGGCGATTCAGATTCGGCGGCCGACTCGGGCGAGTCGAACGCTCAGTCCGCGGGGACGGAACCGGCGTCGAGCGGCAACGCAGACGTCGACGATGATTCCAGCGACGACGGCGGTTCGAGTCCCGCCTCCATCGCGGAATCGGTGCCCGGCTTCACGGGCGGCCTCGCGATCGCAGCGGTCGCCGTGCTCGCGGCCGCACTGATCGCGCGTCGAACCTGAGACGGGTCTCGTTCCCAGTCCCGTCCTCCCAGCGATTTTTAGGTCGTATATCGACTCGAGGACCCGGTACGCCCGGATTTCGACCGGTAATCGGA carries:
- a CDS encoding alkaline phosphatase PhoX — encoded protein: MVDFTRRKLMASSVAAAIGTGVVGTATATDGPDEHDTPLAPYVKGDIKRLSTTAFGAEVTGPFVFDTGELVYSLQHPADDNPEPFNQGGVGVIDDFQFTFNGRSDEFDELPAPRTEAEERRVQSAVGEYRLLVQTGDEINGGEERFGHPQTPDGRDLAEITEPSFEGFGDQADMNFFVPSDDGEIEGYLFTNNETRPGAISRTPLYRDESGSLQADLENAMELENTEAFREIGGTRVNCYGDLSPWGTPLSAEEEYGHPRVGGLATVGDIVEQGSGVGLRGSSEFWNRPNILDLEGSLEEIFGEDSWYPMGLHNNRNLEKLAYHIGVDPADQAGFDEEGVAIENTPDPIDDEQFPNRYRYGKIVEITEPTADVPTPVKHHVFGRAAWECPEVMPDERTVYLASDGGAKGVYKFVAEKPIPEYDDRMDVRGTLYAIKATEVEEGPVAKTDLEVEWLELGTASNAEVESWIAEYDDVTQVDYLETHAETDWEEDLETALREADEAVAIDGNQDYITDEEIVEWATQYEENGPDGVDEELRRVPFLETRAAAKEIGATIEFNKAEGIDAHDEAEPGDYVYFGISSLGGNMTDREGDLQYDTVATGVVYRAELERDYNVSTLEPVVVGPNEGDSQELLNASLINVDNLMVLDDRRVILCEDKGNFGRSYNNDTLWVYEPPARVQVDSLAVSHDATGEVELTLESIPDGIAGGRVTVTVEHSDVARITEASYHDALELTAEPTVENGGSTVEFRFADLENEIESDAVDVTLATLELEAAGTGTTDITVDVHALDDDEGMPVEPQSRPGVVVTGPPSIGGGDSDLGTPTDPDGDGKFEDLNGNGRFDYDDIVVLFEHLEDDAVQLNDAAYDFNENGRIDYDDVVELYEEL